A single region of the Sciurus carolinensis chromosome 16, mSciCar1.2, whole genome shotgun sequence genome encodes:
- the Lrp3 gene encoding low-density lipoprotein receptor-related protein 3 isoform X1 has product MEKRAATGPEGAPGARAQLAVVCLVNLFLTGKLSSAVPALAACSGKLEQHTERRGVIYSPAWPLNYPPGTNCSWYIQGDRGDMITISFRNFDVEESHQCSLDWLLLGPAAPPRQEAFRLCGSAIPPAFISARDHVWIFFHSDASSSGQAQGFRLSYIRGKLGQVSCQPDEFRCDNGKCLPGPWQCNTVDECGDGSDEGNCSAPASEPPGSLCPGGTFPCSGARSTRCLPVERRCDGTQDCGDGSDEAGCPDLACGRRLGSFYGSFASPDLFGAARGPSDLHCTWLVDTQDPRRVLLQLELRLGYDDYVQVYEGLGERGDRLLQTLSYRSNHRPVSLEAAQGRLTVAYHARARSAGHGFNATYQVKGYCLPWEQPCGSSSEGDDSGVGDQGCFSEPQRCDGWWHCASGRDEQGCPACPPDQYPCEGGSGLCYAPADRCNNQKSCPDGADEKNCFSCQPGTFHCGTNLCIFETWRCDGQEDCQDGSDEHGCLAAVPRKVITAALIGSLVCGLLLVIALGCAFKLYSLRTQEYRAFETQMTRLEAEFVRREAPPSYGQLIAQGLIPPVEDFPVYSASQASVLQNLRTAMRRQMRRHASRRGPSRRRLGRLWNRLFHRPRAPRGQIPLLTAARTSQTVLGDGLLQPAPGAAPEPPASHTDTGSPRAAGDAPPSAPGHAPEVGTSVPPPPAGLRDPEYGPVNKDRKACRDPLADNPAPSDTLPEPCLAQDPYPPAPTASSTPDPHSPEPLEVCRSPPPPCSPTLEASDDEALLVC; this is encoded by the exons TGAACCTCTTTCTCACGGGGAAGCTCAGCAGTGCAGTTCCTGCCCTAG CTGCCTGCAGTGGGAAGCTGGAGCAGCATACAGAACGGCGCGGCGTCATCTACAGCCCAGCCTGGCCCCTCAACTACCCCCCAGGCACCAACTGCAGCTGGTACATCCAGGGTGACCGTGGGGACATGATCACCATCAG TTTCCGCAACTTTGATGTGGAGGAGTCCCACCAGTGCTCCCTGGACTGGCTCCTGTTGGGCCCAGCGGCCCCGCCTCGCCAAGAGGCCTTCCGGCTCTGCGGCTCTGCCATCCCGCCCGCCTTCATCTCTGCCAGGGACCACGTCTGGATCTTCTTCCACTCAGACGCTTCTAGCTCCGGCCAAGCCCAGGGTTTCCGCCTCTCCTACATCAGAG GGAAGCTGGGCCAGGTGTCCTGCCAGCCAGATGAGTTCCGCTGTGACAACGGCAAGTGCCTCCCGGGCCCGTGGCAGTGCAACACCGTGGATGAGTGTGGCGACGGATCCGATGAGGGCAACTGCTCTGCCCCCGCCTCTGAGCCTCCAGGCAGCCTGTGCCCTGGGGGCACCTTTCCCTGCAGCGGGGCCCGGTCCACGCGCTGCCTGCCCGTGGAGCGGCGCTGCGACGGCACACAGGACTGCGGCGATGGTTCCGATGAGGCTGGCTGCCCTGACCTGGCGTGCGGCCGGCGGCTGGGCAGCTTCTATGGCTCCTTTGCCTCCCCAGACCTGTTTGGGGCGGCCCGTGGGCCCTCGGACCTTCACTGCACGTGGCTGGTGGACACGCAGGACCCGCGGCGCGTGCTGCTGCAGCTGGAGCTGCGGCTGGGTTATGACGACTATGTGCAGGTGTACGAGGGCCTGGGCGAGCGCGGGGACCGCCTGCTGCAGACGCTTTCCTACCGCAGCAACCACCGGCCCGTGAGCCTCGAGGCTGCGCAGGGCCGCCTCACCGTAGCCTACCACGCCCGCGCCCGCAGCGCTGGCCATGGCTTCAACGCCACCTACCAGGTGAAGGGCTACTGCCTCCCGTGGGAGCAGCCTTGCGGGAGCAGCAGCGAGGGGGATGACAGTGGCGTCGGTGACCAGGGTTGCTTCTCAGAGCCACAGCGCTGTGATGGCTGGTGGCACTGTGCCAGCGGCCGGGATGAGCAGGGCTGCCCTGCCTGCCCACCCGACCAATACCCCTGCGAGGGCGGCAGTGGCCTGTGCTATGCGCCTGCCGACCGCTGCAACAACCAGAAGAGCTGCCCCGATGGCGCCGACGAGAAGAACTGCTTCTCCTGCCAGCCCGGCACCTTCCACTGCGGGACCAACCTGTGCATTTTTGAGACATGGCGCTGTGACGGCCAGGAGGACTGCCAGGACGGCAGCGATGAGCACGGCTGCCTGGCCGCTGTGCCCCGCAAGGTCATCACAGCTGCCCTCATCGGCAGCCTGGTGTGTGGCCTGCTGCTCGTCATCGCCCTGGGCTGCGCCTTCAAGCTCTACTCGCTGCGCACGCAGGAGTACAG GGCCTTTGAGACCCAGATGACACGCTTAGAGGCTGAGTTTGTGCGGCGGGAGGCACCCCCCTCCTATGGTCAGCTCATTGCACAGGGCCTCATCCCACCCGTGGAGGATTTTCCTGTCTACAGTGCATCCCAG GCCTCGGTGCTACAGAACCTCCGCACAGCCATGAGGAGACAGATGCGACGGCATGCTTCCCGCCGGGGGCCCTCCCGCCGCCGCCTGGGCCGCCTCTGGAACCGACTTTTTCACCGGCCACGGGCACCTCGGGGCCAGATTCCACTGCTGACCGCTGCACGTACCTCGCAGACGGTGCTGGGCGATGGGCTCCTCCAGCCTGCACCAGGGGCCGCCCCGGAGCCCCCAGCATCCCACACGGACACAGGCAGCCCCAGAGCAGCTGGGGATGCGCCTCCCAGTGCCCCTGGCCATGCACCAGAGGTGGGAACTTCAGTGCCACCCCCACCCGCGGGCCTGCGAGACCCAGAGTACGGGCCTGTGAACAAGGACAGAAAGGCCTGTAGGGACCCTCTGGCGGATAACCCGGCCCCTTCGGACACACTTCCTGAGCCTTGCTTGGCCCAGGACCCTTACCCCCCGGCTCCCACTGCCAGCAGCACCCCAGACCCCCACTCACCAGAGCCACTGGAGGTCTGCAGAAGCCCCCCACCACCCTGCTCCCCAACATTGGAGGCCAGTGACGACGAGGCTTTGCTGGTCTGCTGA
- the Lrp3 gene encoding low-density lipoprotein receptor-related protein 3 isoform X2 translates to MITISFRNFDVEESHQCSLDWLLLGPAAPPRQEAFRLCGSAIPPAFISARDHVWIFFHSDASSSGQAQGFRLSYIRGKLGQVSCQPDEFRCDNGKCLPGPWQCNTVDECGDGSDEGNCSAPASEPPGSLCPGGTFPCSGARSTRCLPVERRCDGTQDCGDGSDEAGCPDLACGRRLGSFYGSFASPDLFGAARGPSDLHCTWLVDTQDPRRVLLQLELRLGYDDYVQVYEGLGERGDRLLQTLSYRSNHRPVSLEAAQGRLTVAYHARARSAGHGFNATYQVKGYCLPWEQPCGSSSEGDDSGVGDQGCFSEPQRCDGWWHCASGRDEQGCPACPPDQYPCEGGSGLCYAPADRCNNQKSCPDGADEKNCFSCQPGTFHCGTNLCIFETWRCDGQEDCQDGSDEHGCLAAVPRKVITAALIGSLVCGLLLVIALGCAFKLYSLRTQEYRAFETQMTRLEAEFVRREAPPSYGQLIAQGLIPPVEDFPVYSASQASVLQNLRTAMRRQMRRHASRRGPSRRRLGRLWNRLFHRPRAPRGQIPLLTAARTSQTVLGDGLLQPAPGAAPEPPASHTDTGSPRAAGDAPPSAPGHAPEVGTSVPPPPAGLRDPEYGPVNKDRKACRDPLADNPAPSDTLPEPCLAQDPYPPAPTASSTPDPHSPEPLEVCRSPPPPCSPTLEASDDEALLVC, encoded by the exons ATGATCACCATCAG TTTCCGCAACTTTGATGTGGAGGAGTCCCACCAGTGCTCCCTGGACTGGCTCCTGTTGGGCCCAGCGGCCCCGCCTCGCCAAGAGGCCTTCCGGCTCTGCGGCTCTGCCATCCCGCCCGCCTTCATCTCTGCCAGGGACCACGTCTGGATCTTCTTCCACTCAGACGCTTCTAGCTCCGGCCAAGCCCAGGGTTTCCGCCTCTCCTACATCAGAG GGAAGCTGGGCCAGGTGTCCTGCCAGCCAGATGAGTTCCGCTGTGACAACGGCAAGTGCCTCCCGGGCCCGTGGCAGTGCAACACCGTGGATGAGTGTGGCGACGGATCCGATGAGGGCAACTGCTCTGCCCCCGCCTCTGAGCCTCCAGGCAGCCTGTGCCCTGGGGGCACCTTTCCCTGCAGCGGGGCCCGGTCCACGCGCTGCCTGCCCGTGGAGCGGCGCTGCGACGGCACACAGGACTGCGGCGATGGTTCCGATGAGGCTGGCTGCCCTGACCTGGCGTGCGGCCGGCGGCTGGGCAGCTTCTATGGCTCCTTTGCCTCCCCAGACCTGTTTGGGGCGGCCCGTGGGCCCTCGGACCTTCACTGCACGTGGCTGGTGGACACGCAGGACCCGCGGCGCGTGCTGCTGCAGCTGGAGCTGCGGCTGGGTTATGACGACTATGTGCAGGTGTACGAGGGCCTGGGCGAGCGCGGGGACCGCCTGCTGCAGACGCTTTCCTACCGCAGCAACCACCGGCCCGTGAGCCTCGAGGCTGCGCAGGGCCGCCTCACCGTAGCCTACCACGCCCGCGCCCGCAGCGCTGGCCATGGCTTCAACGCCACCTACCAGGTGAAGGGCTACTGCCTCCCGTGGGAGCAGCCTTGCGGGAGCAGCAGCGAGGGGGATGACAGTGGCGTCGGTGACCAGGGTTGCTTCTCAGAGCCACAGCGCTGTGATGGCTGGTGGCACTGTGCCAGCGGCCGGGATGAGCAGGGCTGCCCTGCCTGCCCACCCGACCAATACCCCTGCGAGGGCGGCAGTGGCCTGTGCTATGCGCCTGCCGACCGCTGCAACAACCAGAAGAGCTGCCCCGATGGCGCCGACGAGAAGAACTGCTTCTCCTGCCAGCCCGGCACCTTCCACTGCGGGACCAACCTGTGCATTTTTGAGACATGGCGCTGTGACGGCCAGGAGGACTGCCAGGACGGCAGCGATGAGCACGGCTGCCTGGCCGCTGTGCCCCGCAAGGTCATCACAGCTGCCCTCATCGGCAGCCTGGTGTGTGGCCTGCTGCTCGTCATCGCCCTGGGCTGCGCCTTCAAGCTCTACTCGCTGCGCACGCAGGAGTACAG GGCCTTTGAGACCCAGATGACACGCTTAGAGGCTGAGTTTGTGCGGCGGGAGGCACCCCCCTCCTATGGTCAGCTCATTGCACAGGGCCTCATCCCACCCGTGGAGGATTTTCCTGTCTACAGTGCATCCCAG GCCTCGGTGCTACAGAACCTCCGCACAGCCATGAGGAGACAGATGCGACGGCATGCTTCCCGCCGGGGGCCCTCCCGCCGCCGCCTGGGCCGCCTCTGGAACCGACTTTTTCACCGGCCACGGGCACCTCGGGGCCAGATTCCACTGCTGACCGCTGCACGTACCTCGCAGACGGTGCTGGGCGATGGGCTCCTCCAGCCTGCACCAGGGGCCGCCCCGGAGCCCCCAGCATCCCACACGGACACAGGCAGCCCCAGAGCAGCTGGGGATGCGCCTCCCAGTGCCCCTGGCCATGCACCAGAGGTGGGAACTTCAGTGCCACCCCCACCCGCGGGCCTGCGAGACCCAGAGTACGGGCCTGTGAACAAGGACAGAAAGGCCTGTAGGGACCCTCTGGCGGATAACCCGGCCCCTTCGGACACACTTCCTGAGCCTTGCTTGGCCCAGGACCCTTACCCCCCGGCTCCCACTGCCAGCAGCACCCCAGACCCCCACTCACCAGAGCCACTGGAGGTCTGCAGAAGCCCCCCACCACCCTGCTCCCCAACATTGGAGGCCAGTGACGACGAGGCTTTGCTGGTCTGCTGA
- the Slc7a10 gene encoding asc-type amino acid transporter 1 isoform X3, with protein sequence MTGHIQQPSGRGNPGPAPSPSPGPGPGPGASERVALKKEIGLVSACTIIVGNIIGSGIFISPKGVLEHSGSVGLALFVWVLGGGVTALGSLCYAELGVAIPKSGGDYAYVTEIFGGLAGFLLLWSAVLIMYPTSLAVISMTFSNYVLQPVFPNCIPPTAASRVLSMACLRLLPGLDLPVVHTEPQVPPLPSPVLLTWVNGSSVRWATRIQDIFTGGKLLALSLIIGVGFVQIFQGHFEELRPSNAFTFWMTPSVGHLALAFLQGSFAFSGWNFLNYVTEELVDPRKNLPRAIFISIPLVTFVYTFTNVAYFTAMSPQELLSSNAVAVAVLLWSPRGALAQPASNDPCQTLHPYPCPPCLLRGHGGDHARRRYVHAHQLRVLHQLPLLWRHHPGPAHPALEAAGTPQAHQGEPACPSCVLGILGIPAGLQLHLRAHGLWGWHHHHPHRGAHFLPGSVLEKETKVCTQTHRVHDTLGPGAVFRGLPPELPRGGGKWPLPALPTAGHRQALKDTMRHL encoded by the exons ATGACCGGCCATATACAACAGCCAAGCGGGCGCGGGAACCCCGGTCCTGCGCCCTCGCCTtcccccggccccggccccggccctgGCGCCTCGGAGAGGGTAGCGCTCAAGAAGGAGATCGGACTGGTGAGCGCCTGTACCATCATCGTCG GGAACATCATTGGCTCGGGCATCTTCATCTCACCCAAGGGTGTCCTTGAGCACTCAGGCTCCGTGGGTCTGGCCCTCTTCGTCTGGGTCCTGGGTGGGGGCGTGAcagctctgggctctctctgctatGCAGAGCTGGGAGTTGCCATCCCCAAGTCCGGCGGGGACTACGCCTACGTCACAGAGATCTTCGGGGGCCTGGCTGG ATTCCTGCTGCTCTGGAGTGCTGTCCTCATCATGTACCCCACCAGCCTGGCTGTCATCTCCATGACCTTCTCCAACTACGTGCTGCAACCTGTGTTCCCCAACTGCATCCCCCCAACTGCTGCCTCCCGTGTGCTCTCCATGGCCTGCCTGA GGCTGCTGCCTGGGCTGGACTTGCCTGTGGTCCACACTGAGCCACAGGTGCCCCCGCTTCCCTCCCCAGTGCTCCTGACGTGGGTGAATGGCTCCAGTGTGCGCTGGGCCACACGCATCCAGGACATCTTCACGGGTGGAAAACTGCTGGCCCTGTCACTCATCATTGGCGTTGGCTTTGTCCAGATCTTCCAAG GACATTTCGAGGAACTGAGGCCCAGCAATGCCTTCACCTTCTGGATGACACCCTCCGTGGGTCACCTGGCCCTGGCCTTCCTCCAGGGCTCCTTTGCCTTCAGTGGCTGGAACTTCCTCAACTATGTCACCGAGGAGCTGGTTGACCCTCGAAA GAACCTACCTCGTGCCATCTTCATCTCTATCCCCCTGGTGACCTTCGTGTACACGTTCACCAATGTGGCCTACTTCACTGCCATGTCACCCCAGGAGCTGCTGTCTTCCAACGCAGTGGCCGTG GCTGTGCTTCTCTGGAGCCCGAGAGGGGCACTTGCCCAGCCTGCTAGCAATGATCCATGTCAGACACTGCACCCCTATCCCTGCCCTCCTTGTCTGT TGCGGGGCCACGGCGGTGATCATGCTCGTAGGAGATACGTACACGCTCATCAACTACGTGTCCTTCATCAACTACCTCTGCTATGGCGTCACCATCCTGGGCCTGCTCATCCTGCGCTGGAGGCGGCCGGCACTCCACAGGCCCATCAAG GTGAACCTGCTTGTCCCAGTTGCGTACTTGGTATTCTGGGCATTCCTGCTGGTCTTCAGCTTCATCTCAGAGCCCATGGTCTGTGGGGTTggcatcatcatcatcctcacaGGGGTGCCCATTTTCTTCCTGGGAGTGTTCTGGAGAAGGAAACCAAAGTGTGTACACAGACTCACAG AGTCCATGACACGCTGGGGCCAGGAGCTGTGTTTCGTGGTTTACCCCCAGAGCTCccccgaggaggaggaaaatGGCCCCTGCCAGCCCTTCCCACTGCCGGCCACAGACAAGCCCTTAAAGACACAATGAGACATTTGTAG
- the Slc7a10 gene encoding asc-type amino acid transporter 1 isoform X1 translates to MTGHIQQPSGRGNPGPAPSPSPGPGPGPGASERVALKKEIGLVSACTIIVGNIIGSGIFISPKGVLEHSGSVGLALFVWVLGGGVTALGSLCYAELGVAIPKSGGDYAYVTEIFGGLAGFLLLWSAVLIMYPTSLAVISMTFSNYVLQPVFPNCIPPTAASRVLSMACLRLLPGLDLPVVHTEPQVPPLPSPVLLTWVNGSSVRWATRIQDIFTGGKLLALSLIIGVGFVQIFQGHFEELRPSNAFTFWMTPSVGHLALAFLQGSFAFSGWNFLNYVTEELVDPRKNLPRAIFISIPLVTFVYTFTNVAYFTAMSPQELLSSNAVAVTFGEKLLGYFSWVMPVSVALSTFGGINGYLFTSSRLCFSGAREGHLPSLLAMIHVRHCTPIPALLVCCGATAVIMLVGDTYTLINYVSFINYLCYGVTILGLLILRWRRPALHRPIKVNLLVPVAYLVFWAFLLVFSFISEPMVCGVGIIIILTGVPIFFLGVFWRRKPKCVHRLTESMTRWGQELCFVVYPQSSPEEEENGPCQPFPLPATDKPLKTQ, encoded by the exons ATGACCGGCCATATACAACAGCCAAGCGGGCGCGGGAACCCCGGTCCTGCGCCCTCGCCTtcccccggccccggccccggccctgGCGCCTCGGAGAGGGTAGCGCTCAAGAAGGAGATCGGACTGGTGAGCGCCTGTACCATCATCGTCG GGAACATCATTGGCTCGGGCATCTTCATCTCACCCAAGGGTGTCCTTGAGCACTCAGGCTCCGTGGGTCTGGCCCTCTTCGTCTGGGTCCTGGGTGGGGGCGTGAcagctctgggctctctctgctatGCAGAGCTGGGAGTTGCCATCCCCAAGTCCGGCGGGGACTACGCCTACGTCACAGAGATCTTCGGGGGCCTGGCTGG ATTCCTGCTGCTCTGGAGTGCTGTCCTCATCATGTACCCCACCAGCCTGGCTGTCATCTCCATGACCTTCTCCAACTACGTGCTGCAACCTGTGTTCCCCAACTGCATCCCCCCAACTGCTGCCTCCCGTGTGCTCTCCATGGCCTGCCTGA GGCTGCTGCCTGGGCTGGACTTGCCTGTGGTCCACACTGAGCCACAGGTGCCCCCGCTTCCCTCCCCAGTGCTCCTGACGTGGGTGAATGGCTCCAGTGTGCGCTGGGCCACACGCATCCAGGACATCTTCACGGGTGGAAAACTGCTGGCCCTGTCACTCATCATTGGCGTTGGCTTTGTCCAGATCTTCCAAG GACATTTCGAGGAACTGAGGCCCAGCAATGCCTTCACCTTCTGGATGACACCCTCCGTGGGTCACCTGGCCCTGGCCTTCCTCCAGGGCTCCTTTGCCTTCAGTGGCTGGAACTTCCTCAACTATGTCACCGAGGAGCTGGTTGACCCTCGAAA GAACCTACCTCGTGCCATCTTCATCTCTATCCCCCTGGTGACCTTCGTGTACACGTTCACCAATGTGGCCTACTTCACTGCCATGTCACCCCAGGAGCTGCTGTCTTCCAACGCAGTGGCCGTG ACCTTCGGGGAGAAGCTGCTGGGCTACTTTTCATGGGTCATGCCCGTCTCCGTGGCACTTTCCACTTTTGGAGGGATCAATGGCTACCTGTTCACCTCCTCCAG GCTGTGCTTCTCTGGAGCCCGAGAGGGGCACTTGCCCAGCCTGCTAGCAATGATCCATGTCAGACACTGCACCCCTATCCCTGCCCTCCTTGTCTGT TGCGGGGCCACGGCGGTGATCATGCTCGTAGGAGATACGTACACGCTCATCAACTACGTGTCCTTCATCAACTACCTCTGCTATGGCGTCACCATCCTGGGCCTGCTCATCCTGCGCTGGAGGCGGCCGGCACTCCACAGGCCCATCAAG GTGAACCTGCTTGTCCCAGTTGCGTACTTGGTATTCTGGGCATTCCTGCTGGTCTTCAGCTTCATCTCAGAGCCCATGGTCTGTGGGGTTggcatcatcatcatcctcacaGGGGTGCCCATTTTCTTCCTGGGAGTGTTCTGGAGAAGGAAACCAAAGTGTGTACACAGACTCACAG AGTCCATGACACGCTGGGGCCAGGAGCTGTGTTTCGTGGTTTACCCCCAGAGCTCccccgaggaggaggaaaatGGCCCCTGCCAGCCCTTCCCACTGCCGGCCACAGACAAGCCCTTAAAGACACAATGA
- the Slc7a10 gene encoding asc-type amino acid transporter 1 isoform X2 yields the protein MTGHIQQPSGRGNPGPAPSPSPGPGPGPGASERVALKKEIGLVSACTIIVGNIIGSGIFISPKGVLEHSGSVGLALFVWVLGGGVTALGSLCYAELGVAIPKSGGDYAYVTEIFGGLAGFLLLWSAVLIMYPTSLAVISMTFSNYVLQPVFPNCIPPTAASRVLSMACLMLLTWVNGSSVRWATRIQDIFTGGKLLALSLIIGVGFVQIFQGHFEELRPSNAFTFWMTPSVGHLALAFLQGSFAFSGWNFLNYVTEELVDPRKNLPRAIFISIPLVTFVYTFTNVAYFTAMSPQELLSSNAVAVTFGEKLLGYFSWVMPVSVALSTFGGINGYLFTSSRLCFSGAREGHLPSLLAMIHVRHCTPIPALLVCCGATAVIMLVGDTYTLINYVSFINYLCYGVTILGLLILRWRRPALHRPIKVNLLVPVAYLVFWAFLLVFSFISEPMVCGVGIIIILTGVPIFFLGVFWRRKPKCVHRLTESMTRWGQELCFVVYPQSSPEEEENGPCQPFPLPATDKPLKTQ from the exons ATGACCGGCCATATACAACAGCCAAGCGGGCGCGGGAACCCCGGTCCTGCGCCCTCGCCTtcccccggccccggccccggccctgGCGCCTCGGAGAGGGTAGCGCTCAAGAAGGAGATCGGACTGGTGAGCGCCTGTACCATCATCGTCG GGAACATCATTGGCTCGGGCATCTTCATCTCACCCAAGGGTGTCCTTGAGCACTCAGGCTCCGTGGGTCTGGCCCTCTTCGTCTGGGTCCTGGGTGGGGGCGTGAcagctctgggctctctctgctatGCAGAGCTGGGAGTTGCCATCCCCAAGTCCGGCGGGGACTACGCCTACGTCACAGAGATCTTCGGGGGCCTGGCTGG ATTCCTGCTGCTCTGGAGTGCTGTCCTCATCATGTACCCCACCAGCCTGGCTGTCATCTCCATGACCTTCTCCAACTACGTGCTGCAACCTGTGTTCCCCAACTGCATCCCCCCAACTGCTGCCTCCCGTGTGCTCTCCATGGCCTGCCTGA TGCTCCTGACGTGGGTGAATGGCTCCAGTGTGCGCTGGGCCACACGCATCCAGGACATCTTCACGGGTGGAAAACTGCTGGCCCTGTCACTCATCATTGGCGTTGGCTTTGTCCAGATCTTCCAAG GACATTTCGAGGAACTGAGGCCCAGCAATGCCTTCACCTTCTGGATGACACCCTCCGTGGGTCACCTGGCCCTGGCCTTCCTCCAGGGCTCCTTTGCCTTCAGTGGCTGGAACTTCCTCAACTATGTCACCGAGGAGCTGGTTGACCCTCGAAA GAACCTACCTCGTGCCATCTTCATCTCTATCCCCCTGGTGACCTTCGTGTACACGTTCACCAATGTGGCCTACTTCACTGCCATGTCACCCCAGGAGCTGCTGTCTTCCAACGCAGTGGCCGTG ACCTTCGGGGAGAAGCTGCTGGGCTACTTTTCATGGGTCATGCCCGTCTCCGTGGCACTTTCCACTTTTGGAGGGATCAATGGCTACCTGTTCACCTCCTCCAG GCTGTGCTTCTCTGGAGCCCGAGAGGGGCACTTGCCCAGCCTGCTAGCAATGATCCATGTCAGACACTGCACCCCTATCCCTGCCCTCCTTGTCTGT TGCGGGGCCACGGCGGTGATCATGCTCGTAGGAGATACGTACACGCTCATCAACTACGTGTCCTTCATCAACTACCTCTGCTATGGCGTCACCATCCTGGGCCTGCTCATCCTGCGCTGGAGGCGGCCGGCACTCCACAGGCCCATCAAG GTGAACCTGCTTGTCCCAGTTGCGTACTTGGTATTCTGGGCATTCCTGCTGGTCTTCAGCTTCATCTCAGAGCCCATGGTCTGTGGGGTTggcatcatcatcatcctcacaGGGGTGCCCATTTTCTTCCTGGGAGTGTTCTGGAGAAGGAAACCAAAGTGTGTACACAGACTCACAG AGTCCATGACACGCTGGGGCCAGGAGCTGTGTTTCGTGGTTTACCCCCAGAGCTCccccgaggaggaggaaaatGGCCCCTGCCAGCCCTTCCCACTGCCGGCCACAGACAAGCCCTTAAAGACACAATGA